One Urechidicola croceus genomic window, ATATAAAATTCGTGGATACCATTTTGAATTACTCCATAGAGTACATTGTTTTCATATAATGGATAAATTTCCATTGAATCATCAACCAATTTTCTGATTGGTTTTTTATCCCAATTAGCGCAAATATTATTTTTCATTGCTGTCATAAAAGATTCTTTACCAAAATCTAATCCTCCTTTATCATGATAAAATTCTAAATCATTGCTTATGATTGAATCAATCATTTCAAGTTTACATTTATTAAAAGAATTGTCAAAAAGGAAACTATCAATTCTTTTAAATTCAAGATATAGTTCTGAATCTTTTGCTACTTGTGAATGAATATTTTGAAATGTTAAAACAGCCAATGAAATAAATAATAACCTTTTCATAATAGTTTGACTTGATTAATTATTTAATGGTTACACCAGTTTTGTCAATATTTATCTCAACAGAATCTCCGTCATCATCTTTGGCTTTAAAGTTTAAACCTTCATCATTGATTTTTAAATTCACATTCTCTCTATCAACGTCTACATATTCTTTTTTCTCACAATCAAGACAATCTAATTCGCTTTCACCCATTATATAATAGTGGTTTACCATATTTCTATCATATATATCTTGAACATTTGAAACTCCGTTTAAATTTCGTCTAGTAGATTTATCTAAATAAATTATTTGACCTTCAGGAACATATAATATAACATCAATTTCCTGATCAAAGAAACTTCGAGAAAATTCATTTAAGAAATAGTTATCTAATTTTAAATCAGAACCACTCAAATTAAATTGATATTCTAATTTTTCAGCATTTTCATTTGCAGACTGATAATTTCCTCCTCTAGCTTCTTTTCTTATTCTTAAGTAGGTATTTTCTGTATCACTTTTTCTAATGTCAAGATCAACATCATTTGAGTATAATTTCTTTATATCATTATCATAAACAACCCTTATGTCGCTATTTCGGTAATATTTGGAATCGTGATAATCTTCATTTCCAATCATTGCAATATTAAGCGTGTCATTTGTTATTAATTCAATATCACTTTTAGTAGTACTCATTCCTTTGTATTTATATCTACTTGCAAAGTCGGCTATTGAAAAGATAATTCCAGCGATTGAGATAATCCAAATAGCTAATAGTGTTAAACTTGTAACTTTATTAAAAGACTTAGTATTATTAGACAATATCTTTAATCCTAAGATAAATATTAATATACATGGTATTGCAAGTGCAAAAAATCCGAACAAAATAATTAACCAGTTTGGTAAATATGAATTGAAAATTTCTGTTGGAAAATTAACTGCTCCATCACCTAATCCGAGTGTTCCTATTGTGCCTATAGTAAAAGCACTAACTATTAAACTTATTAGGGCTATTACTGATGCAAAAATGATAATTGCACCAACGAACTTAGCGAATATTTTAAGCGCTACAATTAGTATTTTACCAAGGGTATCTAAAAAATCTTGAAATCCAGATTTTGCTTTCCCTGTATACTTTTGATAATCGGCATTTGAAATTTTTTCAGTGATATTATTTGTACCATCTTTTACCCTTTCAGTAACTGAATTGATCTCTTCACGAATTTTTTTTTCTATATTATCAATATTGACAGCTTCACCTTTCATCTCCAATTTTTCGGAAGTGCTTTTAGCTTCTGGGAGTAAAATCCACATTAATATATAGACTAGTATTGAAGCTCCAGAAGTGGCAAAGGCACTAATGAACCAAATAATTCTTGACCAAAACACATCAATATTTACATAATGAGCAGTTCCAGAGGCAACT contains:
- a CDS encoding nuclear transport factor 2 family protein; this encodes MKRLLFISLAVLTFQNIHSQVAKDSELYLEFKRIDSFLFDNSFNKCKLEMIDSIISNDLEFYHDKGGLDFGKESFMTAMKNNICANWDKKPIRKLVDDSMEIYPLYENNVLYGVIQNGIHEFYIKEPKKELYKTGIAKFTSVWLNENDTWVLKRVLSFDHKPVN
- a CDS encoding PspC domain-containing protein, translating into MNKTININLGGLFFHIDENAFQKLKRYLEAIRKSLSDDPQGRDEIIKDIESRISELLSDKIVDERQVVSEADIDDVITIMGQPEDYSVDEELFTEDTYSQNKRKSSKKLFRDGDDKFLGGVASGTAHYVNIDVFWSRIIWFISAFATSGASILVYILMWILLPEAKSTSEKLEMKGEAVNIDNIEKKIREEINSVTERVKDGTNNITEKISNADYQKYTGKAKSGFQDFLDTLGKILIVALKIFAKFVGAIIIFASVIALISLIVSAFTIGTIGTLGLGDGAVNFPTEIFNSYLPNWLIILFGFFALAIPCILIFILGLKILSNNTKSFNKVTSLTLLAIWIISIAGIIFSIADFASRYKYKGMSTTKSDIELITNDTLNIAMIGNEDYHDSKYYRNSDIRVVYDNDIKKLYSNDVDLDIRKSDTENTYLRIRKEARGGNYQSANENAEKLEYQFNLSGSDLKLDNYFLNEFSRSFFDQEIDVILYVPEGQIIYLDKSTRRNLNGVSNVQDIYDRNMVNHYYIMGESELDCLDCEKKEYVDVDRENVNLKINDEGLNFKAKDDDGDSVEINIDKTGVTIK